In a single window of the Cucumis melo cultivar AY chromosome 11, USDA_Cmelo_AY_1.0, whole genome shotgun sequence genome:
- the LOC103498858 gene encoding proton pump-interactor BIP103-like isoform X2 — protein MPVGVRQFYFVKVKALENSNTDAIIKPEETISKMNQDQSLIAQKIRDRKMDRDRVIAKLNDQQYYEFRDDFTLHCNTDRMNMLHFSLEKMTYVNKARKGKPNISCLSGGKVDKQELSFLMRHGCKNMADERKVLREVKARQENDGGSTVDELESLFGTFGCPWYKPMGFQIIHAIKKFQGIDDDPVEGELWSSSRIKNVIQEDLQELYDSSDYIRRRQARFRSKAKKTAKELEKVEKDISALQKRLIYTNRRKAEAYDTILKLKKQYGEENASHYQYRSLMKKVEVLAKKKDVAALEELSQGQVDKFMQQWNNCLEFRNDYRQRVVPSLYSRDLCLDGRMITNQKSSLVEDTRKVIIPEALSKTRLKWLMKDAEDPFELLF, from the exons ATGCCTGTTGGAGTTCGACAATTTTATTTTGTCAAAGTTAAGGCACTTGAAAACTCAAACACAGATGCTATAATCAAGCCTGAAGAAACGATTTCAAAGATGAACCAAGACCAAAGTTTAATAGCCCAGAAGATAAGGGACAGAAAG ATGGACCGTGATCGAGTGATTGCCAAGTTGAATGACCAACAGTACTATGAATTTCGGGATGATTTCACCCTACATTGCAACACAGACAGAATGAATATGCTCCATTTTTCATTAGAGAAAATGACTTATGTAAATAAGGCACGTAAAGGGAAACCAAATATTTCGTGCTTGTCAGGAGGGAAAGTCGATAAGCAA GAATTATCTTTCTTGATGCGACATGGGTGTAAAAACATGGCTGATGAGAGAAAGGTATTAAGGGAGGTTAAAGCAAGACAAGAGAACGATGGTGGCTCGACAGTAgatgaa CTTGAATCATTGTTTGGGACCTTTGGGTGTCCGTGGTATAAACCAATGGGTTttcaaatcattcatgcaattAAGAAGTTCCAAGGTATTGATGATGATCCAGTTGAGGGAGAGTTGTGGTCCTCCTCGCGTATAAAAAATGTCATTCAAGAAGAC TTGCAAGAACTCTACGACTCTTCAGATTATATAAGGAGAAGACAGGCAAGATTTCGGTCCAAAGCTAAGAAGACAGCGAAAGAACTAGAGAAGGTAGAAAAGGATATAAGCGCTCTACAGAAACGCTTAATATATACCAATCGCAGAAAGGCTGAGGCATACGATACCATTCTTAAATTGAAGAAACAATATGGAGAAGag AATGCTTCCCACTACCAATATCGTTCCCTGATGAAGAAAGTTGAAGTACTAGCTAAAAAGAAAGACGTTGCAGCACTTGAAGAATTATCTCAAGGCCAG GTTGACAAGTTTATGCAACAGTGGAACAATTGCCTGGAGTTCAGAAACGATTATAGACAGAGAGTCGTCCCGTCTCTATATAGTCGAGACCTTTGCCTTGATGGGAGGATGATTACTAACCAAAAGTCATCATTAGTTGAGGATACTCGAAAAGTTATCATACCGGAAGCGCTCTCAAAAACTAGATTGAAATGGTTGATGAAAGATGCTGAAGATCCCTTTGAACTTCTTTTCTAA
- the LOC103498858 gene encoding proton pump-interactor BIP103-like isoform X1, with protein sequence MPVGVRQFYFVKVKALENSNTDAIIKPEETISKMNQDQSLIAQKIRDRKMDRDRVIAKLNDQQYYEFRDDFTLHCNTDRMNMLHFSLEKMTYVNKARKGKPNISCLSGGKVDKQELSFLMRHGCKNMADERKVLREVKARQENDGGSTVDEVDSSLESLFGTFGCPWYKPMGFQIIHAIKKFQGIDDDPVEGELWSSSRIKNVIQEDLQELYDSSDYIRRRQARFRSKAKKTAKELEKVEKDISALQKRLIYTNRRKAEAYDTILKLKKQYGEENASHYQYRSLMKKVEVLAKKKDVAALEELSQGQVDKFMQQWNNCLEFRNDYRQRVVPSLYSRDLCLDGRMITNQKSSLVEDTRKVIIPEALSKTRLKWLMKDAEDPFELLF encoded by the exons ATGCCTGTTGGAGTTCGACAATTTTATTTTGTCAAAGTTAAGGCACTTGAAAACTCAAACACAGATGCTATAATCAAGCCTGAAGAAACGATTTCAAAGATGAACCAAGACCAAAGTTTAATAGCCCAGAAGATAAGGGACAGAAAG ATGGACCGTGATCGAGTGATTGCCAAGTTGAATGACCAACAGTACTATGAATTTCGGGATGATTTCACCCTACATTGCAACACAGACAGAATGAATATGCTCCATTTTTCATTAGAGAAAATGACTTATGTAAATAAGGCACGTAAAGGGAAACCAAATATTTCGTGCTTGTCAGGAGGGAAAGTCGATAAGCAA GAATTATCTTTCTTGATGCGACATGGGTGTAAAAACATGGCTGATGAGAGAAAGGTATTAAGGGAGGTTAAAGCAAGACAAGAGAACGATGGTGGCTCGACAGTAgatgaagtagattcttct CTTGAATCATTGTTTGGGACCTTTGGGTGTCCGTGGTATAAACCAATGGGTTttcaaatcattcatgcaattAAGAAGTTCCAAGGTATTGATGATGATCCAGTTGAGGGAGAGTTGTGGTCCTCCTCGCGTATAAAAAATGTCATTCAAGAAGAC TTGCAAGAACTCTACGACTCTTCAGATTATATAAGGAGAAGACAGGCAAGATTTCGGTCCAAAGCTAAGAAGACAGCGAAAGAACTAGAGAAGGTAGAAAAGGATATAAGCGCTCTACAGAAACGCTTAATATATACCAATCGCAGAAAGGCTGAGGCATACGATACCATTCTTAAATTGAAGAAACAATATGGAGAAGag AATGCTTCCCACTACCAATATCGTTCCCTGATGAAGAAAGTTGAAGTACTAGCTAAAAAGAAAGACGTTGCAGCACTTGAAGAATTATCTCAAGGCCAG GTTGACAAGTTTATGCAACAGTGGAACAATTGCCTGGAGTTCAGAAACGATTATAGACAGAGAGTCGTCCCGTCTCTATATAGTCGAGACCTTTGCCTTGATGGGAGGATGATTACTAACCAAAAGTCATCATTAGTTGAGGATACTCGAAAAGTTATCATACCGGAAGCGCTCTCAAAAACTAGATTGAAATGGTTGATGAAAGATGCTGAAGATCCCTTTGAACTTCTTTTCTAA